One genomic window of Scatophagus argus isolate fScaArg1 chromosome 16, fScaArg1.pri, whole genome shotgun sequence includes the following:
- the alkbh7 gene encoding alpha-ketoglutarate-dependent dioxygenase alkB homolog 7, mitochondrial, translated as MKLLLTVLQRIHRPAVYTSHQRRLSSCASSGLSPVRDGSLIVGSTRELVQRLGSQVEVRAAFITEEEEQAFLRELDPGLKKKRYEFDHWDDAIHGYRETERVRWGAACEEILNRVRSAAFPEGGPLLGPVHVLDLDKTGYIKPHVDSVKFCGSTIAGLNLLSDSVMRLVKEDSPSEWLDLLLPRYSLYILRDQARYNFTHEILKDEDSVFNGQKVPRLRRISVICRNLPG; from the exons ATGAAACTTTTGCTGACAGTATTACAACGAATTCATAGACCAGCTGTTTACACCAGTCACCAACGTCGCCTGAGCTCCTGCGCCAGCAGCGGCCTGTCACCTGTCCGAGATGGGTCTCTAATCGTCGGGTCAACCCGGGAGCTCGTGCAGAGACTCGGCTCGCAGGTGGAGGTGAGGGCGGCCTTCataactgaggaggaggagcaggcatTTCTGCGAGAGCTGGACCCAGGCCTGAAGAAGAAACGTTACGAATTCGACCACTGGGACGAT GCTATTCATGGCTACCGTGAAACTGAGCGTGTGAGGTGGGGGGCAGCGTGTGAGGAGATCCTGAATCGTGTCCGGTCGGCAGCGTTTCCTGAGGGTGGTCCACTCCTCGGGCCCGTGCATGTTCTAGATCTGGACAAGACTGGCTACATCAAGCCTCACGTTGACAGTGTCAAG TTCTGCGGTAGCACCATCGCTGGATTGAACCTTTTGTCGGACAGTGTCATGCGCTTGGTGAAGGAGGATTCCCCCAGTGAATGGCTGGACCTGCTGCTGCCCCGATACTCCCTCTACATTCTCAG GGACCAGGCCAGATATAACTTCACTCATGAGATCCTGAAAGATGAAGACTCTGTGTTCAATGGACAGAAAGTGCCTCGGCTGCGTCGGATCTCTGTCATCTGTCGGAACCTTCCGGGCTGA